A single region of the [Limnothrix rosea] IAM M-220 genome encodes:
- the cas3 gene encoding type I-D CRISPR-associated helicase Cas3' has protein sequence MTDYSIKLKPVFSAPADSLPRGVKLPDGWSSLSWHQKETLDALNNPEVDVVLNVAMTGDGKSLAAYLKPLTQKLYSVISLYPTNELARDQELQIQKYIELFQPKFKPRYTRLSGELLEVYAENEGLKKGAAIATRTGQSEILMSNPDIFHYLHRGAYLTPLDNRDKLWGRINQDFGLFIFDEFHIFSAPQVSSVLNTMLLIRTTQSINKKFLFLSATPDEEFIERLKKAGFNCHVINPEKEHKYQFPVTKNEQKELLKQNWRKVVSDIDLKFIPLESTSRSSEIWLKDNAEIILEQFTKTPSKGAIILNSVAAVKRLVRFFQDFLEPHGFTVGENTGLTSSETKKKSLSTDLVIGTSTIDVGVDFKINFLFFESADSGNFIQRLGRLGRHESYQKNGETIEFYSFTAFALVPNFFVERLFEKDDASLILNKSYERPFFYEVIKAEYRNINDFLGYYKQWGGFQSFKLFLDLNQKTIAQTYAESKKVFVALAEDVFDMSLSRVAGKWKYFEYQWRDLSGKKGNPIAEEACSFRGSSDLQCGLYDLTEQNEQFRFKTYGLPGILSNLEIEPMTEAEFRRSLDQTIQQTGQPIAKGRFNYCLAFMKLMRYRDERLDWKFTYNGDLQDLINRWEVQVLAGFEIWQPDNRWISAINKRLSKQGMVAYLLPRPVSEVRARLRLPMHFQIYPICDRHSFHDPKAPYSIAFGQSALLIDTLAYCFKQDGGKALIF, from the coding sequence ATGACTGACTATTCTATTAAGCTCAAACCTGTGTTCTCAGCTCCGGCTGACAGTCTGCCGCGAGGAGTGAAATTACCAGATGGTTGGTCGTCATTGTCTTGGCATCAAAAAGAAACATTAGATGCTCTAAATAATCCTGAAGTCGACGTGGTTTTGAACGTGGCGATGACGGGAGATGGTAAAAGTTTAGCGGCATATTTAAAGCCATTGACCCAGAAATTGTATTCTGTGATTTCTCTTTATCCAACAAATGAGTTAGCGCGAGATCAAGAATTACAAATTCAGAAGTATATAGAGCTATTTCAACCTAAATTCAAACCGAGATATACACGTTTAAGTGGTGAATTACTAGAGGTTTATGCAGAGAATGAAGGTTTAAAAAAAGGGGCGGCGATCGCCACCCGTACAGGGCAGTCCGAAATATTAATGAGTAACCCTGATATTTTCCATTATCTGCACCGTGGTGCTTACTTAACGCCTCTAGATAATCGAGATAAACTTTGGGGCAGAATTAATCAAGATTTTGGGTTGTTCATATTTGATGAATTTCACATCTTCTCTGCACCTCAAGTATCCAGTGTGTTGAATACAATGCTCTTAATTCGTACAACCCAGAGCATTAATAAAAAATTTCTTTTCTTATCCGCTACACCTGACGAAGAATTTATTGAGCGATTAAAAAAAGCTGGATTTAACTGTCATGTTATCAACCCGGAAAAGGAGCATAAATACCAGTTTCCCGTGACGAAAAATGAGCAAAAAGAATTACTCAAACAGAATTGGCGTAAAGTAGTTAGCGATATTGATCTCAAGTTTATTCCTTTAGAATCTACTAGCCGCTCATCAGAAATATGGCTGAAGGACAATGCCGAAATAATTTTAGAACAATTTACTAAAACACCGAGTAAGGGAGCAATCATTCTCAACTCTGTCGCTGCGGTTAAGAGATTAGTTCGTTTTTTTCAAGATTTTTTAGAACCCCATGGATTTACGGTGGGGGAAAATACAGGTCTTACAAGTAGTGAAACAAAGAAAAAGTCATTATCTACAGATTTAGTGATTGGTACTAGCACTATTGATGTGGGGGTGGATTTTAAAATTAATTTTCTGTTCTTCGAGTCCGCAGATTCTGGTAACTTCATTCAGCGTCTTGGGCGTTTGGGAAGGCATGAGAGTTATCAGAAAAATGGAGAAACCATTGAGTTTTATTCCTTTACAGCTTTTGCTTTAGTGCCAAATTTCTTTGTGGAGCGATTATTTGAAAAAGATGATGCCTCTTTGATACTAAATAAGTCGTATGAACGTCCATTTTTTTACGAAGTAATTAAGGCAGAATATCGCAATATTAATGATTTTTTGGGTTATTACAAGCAATGGGGAGGGTTTCAATCTTTCAAGCTTTTCTTAGATCTCAATCAGAAAACAATTGCTCAAACTTATGCTGAAAGTAAAAAAGTATTTGTTGCATTAGCTGAAGATGTTTTTGATATGTCTCTATCGCGAGTGGCTGGAAAATGGAAATATTTTGAATATCAATGGCGTGATTTATCGGGGAAGAAAGGCAATCCCATCGCTGAAGAAGCTTGTAGTTTTCGAGGTTCTAGTGATTTGCAATGTGGCTTATATGATCTGACAGAACAAAATGAGCAGTTTCGGTTTAAGACCTATGGTTTGCCCGGTATTCTCAGTAATCTTGAAATTGAACCAATGACTGAGGCGGAATTTCGGCGATCGCTGGATCAGACTATTCAGCAAACGGGTCAGCCTATTGCCAAGGGTCGTTTTAATTATTGTCTGGCGTTTATGAAGTTGATGCGTTATCGGGATGAGCGACTAGATTGGAAGTTTACCTATAACGGTGATTTGCAGGATTTGATCAATCGTTGGGAAGTTCAGGTGCTGGCGGGATTTGAGATTTGGCAGCCGGATAATCGTTGGATTTCTGCCATCAATAAGCGTCTATCGAAGCAGGGAATGGTCGCCTATCTTTTGCCGCGTCCGGTTTCTGAGGTTAGGGCACGTTTGAGGTTACCGATGCATTTCCAGATTTATCCGATCTGCGATCGCCATAGTTTTCATGACCCAAAAGCACCTTACTCGATAGCTTTCGGGCAAAGTGCTCTGTTAATCGATACGCTCGCATACTGCTTCAAGCAAGATGGAGGTAAAGCCTTGATTTTTTAA